AAAGGCGCCGTCGTACCCGTCGGCGCCCACGATGACGTCCGCGTATCCGTCGCCGTTCACGTCCCCGGCCGTCCCCGCGCTGGTTCCGAATCGGGCGTAGGCTTGATTGGCTTGAAGAGAGGCGGCGTAACCCGTGCTCAAGCCCGCCGGCGATCCGTGAAAAACGAAAACCACACCTTCGTCGGTTTCCCCGTCGTCGTAGTAATAGGCGCCGGATAGAACGTCCGAATACCCGTCGCCGTTCACGTCCCCGGCCGTCCCGGCGGACATGCCCAGCTGGGCCCCGGCCTGGCCGCCCTCGACCGTCCAGTCGGGCGTGGCGGACAAGCCGCCAGGGCCGCCGTGGTACACGAAGGCCGCGCCCTCCAGGGATTCTCCGTTCGTGTAACCGGACGCGCCGATGATCACGTCCGAGAAACCGTCGCCGTTCACGTCCCCGGCCGTTCCCACGACGCGCCCGAAGGAGGCATTGGCCATGTCGGACTCCGCCGTCCAGGCAGGGGACGTGGCGAGCCCCGAGGCGCTCCCGTAATACACGTACGCGCGGCCCTCGCCGGACTGCCCGTTGTCGTACCCCGGAGCCCCCACGATGACGTCCGAGTAGCCGTCGCCGTTCACGTCCCCGGCCGTCCCGGCGCCGTAGCCGAAATTGGCGTCGGCTTGATCGGCCTCGCCGGTCCAGGAGGCGGCGGTGGCCAGCGCTTCCACGGTGACGGGCCAGGCAGGGGCTTCTCCGAAGGCGACGAAGAGCCGCGAGTCGTGGCCCTTCGTTCCGACGAGTCGGACGGAAAGGCTCCGGCCCGCGGCATCGGCGGCCCTCAGCTCGCCCAACCGAAGGACGGCCGGACCGCCTCCCGGGGCACGAAAGTCAATGGCTCGTCCGTCGGAGGCGAGGGAGGGCAAAAGGCCGTCCACGCGCCGCAGAAGGGGGACCCTGGCTTCCTGCCCGTGGCCTTCCTGCGCAGAGAGGGTCCACCTGAAAAGGAGGCCCCGCGGGGAGTTCTCCACGCTCAGAACCAGCCCTGGTCGCTCAAACAGCGCAACCGCGCCGTCAACGCGGGGAAGGGGAGGGTTTGCCGCATCGGCCCCGGGAAGGCGAAGGCCCAGCTTCCAGGAGGGTTCGGAGGGTCGGCGGGGGATGATCCAGATCCCTTCCGGCACGAAGCAGGTCCGGAAGCCTTGCGCCCGATTGGGCGCCTGAAAGGCCTCCGGAATGCCGTTCAGGGAAGTCCTGGTTTGCCAGGAGATCTCGTACTCCGACGCCTCGAGCTGGCGCTGGACCGTTTCGAGCCATCCCTCTGGGGCGGGCGGCGGATCGGCGGCCTTCAGCGAAGCCGAGCCGGCCAGCCAGAGCGCCGTGGAGGCCGCGACGAGACCAAATAGGGAAGGCCACCGATGCCGCCCGAGGGCGGTTAAACGCCTTTCTGACATGGGATTCCCCCTCCCGCTGTTCAGACCGGACAAGCCAATGGAGCGTCCCGGTCAGTTTATGGCGGCCCTTCCTGCAAATCAAGGACGCCTCGGAGGAGGTAGGGTCAGTCGCCGATTTCCCGGGGGATGCTGCGCTTGAGGTTCATGATCTGCATTTCGAGGAGGGCCTTCTCCATGGCCAGGCCAGCCTGGGCCATGAAGATCTCCATGCCCGTCAAGTCGGGCAGTTCCTCGCCTCCCCGTCCGTTGTCGCCGTAGAGGAGCGCGATCACTCGCCCACGGCTCACCATGGGTATGGCCGCCAGACGGGACGGCTCGATGGCGCCGATGGCGGCGGTGAAATCGCGGTCCAAGGTCGAGAGGTCCTCCCGGGTCTTCAGGACCGTGAGGCGGTCCGTGACGGCTCCGTCCAGGAAGGATCCGGCACCGGAGGGAATCTTCAGGCGCCGCACCTTGGCCATCATGAGTTCGGGATCCCCCGTCTCGCCGAACCCCCCGAGGCCGATGTAGGCCTCCCTCCGGACCAGGAAGAGGATGGCGCGATCGAAATACTCGGCGGCCAGACGAAGGACAAGGAGCGAGATCTCGCTGGATTCTTTGGGACTGGCGAGTTCGCCCATGAGGCCCTTCAGGAGGGAGAGCTGGTCGCGGATCCGGTCCCCGGGGGCCGGGGACTCGGCGCCCAGGTCGTGGAGGAAGGTCACCACCTCTTCTTCCACGGGAGGAACGAGGCGGTCCACCTCGTCACAGAAGGTCTTGGCGAAGGATTCGATGGACTTTTCGAACTCGTCCACCCGGAGGCGGGCCAGCCCAGGCTTCTCGAGGATGGCGGAGGCTCCATGGCGACGGGCCATTCCCAGGAGCGCGTCGTCGCTCAGGTCCGTCATCAGGAGAACCTTCACCTGCGGAAAGCTCTGGACCGACTCTTGAAGGACTTCGAGGCCGCCCAGGTATCCTTCGCCGCTCCGGGTGGACATGAGCAGGTCCACCAGGGAGACGAAGGGACGCTTCTCCGCGAGGAGCCTCCTGCACGCCGCGGAATAATCCTCGAAGCTGGCCGCCGTCGCCACGTCCTCAAAGTGCTCGATGAGGCGCTTCTTGAGGAGGTGGCGGAAGGTGGACTCGTCGGCGCAAAGCAAGACCGTGAGCCGGTTTCGTGGAGGGGACACCCGGAGGGTCCGCGGCGGCGCAGGTGCCTGGTCCGAGGGGGACCGAGGGGGCTCCTTCGTGTCCTCCAACACGGGGGGAGCCGGAGCAGGCGCGGGGGGCTTCGGCCGCGGCGGGGTGGGGGGAAGGACCTCGGGGACGGACACCGGAGCGGGGGGAGGCGAGGGCGGCCTCGGAGGGACAGCCACGTCGGCCAGGGCGGAATCCGCCAGCGTCTGGGTCAGAAGCACCTGTGGAGACAGCGCTCTGGCAAGGGGGCAGAAGGGTGGAGGGGCCTCCCCGCCCACGGGGTCTTCGCTCTCCGTCAAGAAGAAGGCGAACTCGCCGCGGGTCTGTTGTGTGAGGAACTTGAGCCGGCGCGCCAGTTCCAGCCTCCGCGCCTGTTCTACGAGTTGGGGGTTGAGAGCGCCCGTGTCGAGGAGGCGCTGGAGGACCCTCGAAGGATCCCCGGCGGCGCGTCGGCGGGCCTCGGCGATCTCGCCCGCTTCCACCAGCCCCGTGGACTCAAAATAGCCGAGGAAGTTGCGTTCCTCGAAATCTCCAACAATATCGGCCAGGTTTCCCTGATGAAAATAGACGTACGACACGCCCGACTTCGGGATCGTCAGCCGAAGGACGCCCGTGCGGCGGGACACGTTGACGATCTGGAGGATGTCCAGAAGTGAGAGGTCTTCCAGGCTTCCGCCCAAGCTCATGGCGTGCTCCGCTTCCCTGGCTCTCCCAGGCTTTGACTATAGAGGACCAGGAACCGCTTGTCCATCGGTCCCAGCACCACCGAGGCTCGGAGCGGCTTGGAACCCGGCGACTCGACCACCAGGCCGTATCGGCCTGGAACGAGGTCCCGAAAGAAGAAATTGCCCTCCCACAGGTCCATGGAAACGGCCAGGCCGTCCCCCTCCAAACGGGCCCTCCCTTCGAGGGGACGGTCTCCTTCGCCGAGGAACTTGCCGTGGATCAGCCCCCCCGTGGATGCCGCCACGTTCGGGCGGGCCCAGAGCCGGCAAGGCCCCCCCTGGGGAGGCTCGAAAGCCAGACGATCTTTGGTGGAGCGAGTCACCAGCCGGCCCCCTTTGTAGGCCTGAAGGTCCCCGGGTTCGAGGGTGTCGCCCGCACGGAGGGCTACGTATCGCTGGGGCACCCATCCGACCGAAAGGAGAGGGTCGCAGTACACCGCGCCGATTCCTGGAAGGGCCACTTCCAGCCAGGCGTGGAGCCGCCCGCCCTCAAGCCGCATGAGTTCCCGGGAGGCGGGAGCGCGCAGACCGATCACGTAACGGCTCGTCAGCCCCTGGGAGTCCAGGAGAAAGCGGGCGGTTCGGGAGAACCCGATGCACGAGGCCCGCCCTTTTCGAAGAACTTCCTCTGGCGTTTCTTCAAAGCCGGCGGCCTCGTCGTATTCCAGGGCGGAGCGCATGGTCTCCAGAATCGCCACGAGGGCTTCGTCCAGGCGCTTGCTAGCCGAGAGGGAGCGCCCCAGGCGCTCCCGGAACGCCTGGGGGAGCTGGGGTGAGGGGGGAAGGGGCCGCGCGGCAAAGGGGGTGCGCACGCCGAGGGGCCCGGCGGAAACCTGGACGCGGATTTCCCATCCACCGCCCTCGGGAAGGACCTCCTGGCGGAACCCGTTCACCTCCACCGCCGGAGGCGCGGGGGCGCCGGGAGCGTCGAGCCGGTAGGCCGCCTGGGCCCAACCCGAGACCCATCCCACGCCCTCCTCCGCCCGCGAAGGCGCGGCGCCGAGAACGATGAGGAGGAGAGAGACGAGGCTACAGCGATGCGCGATGAATGGCATCCAGGACGCCGTTCAGGAACTTGCCCGACTCGTCTCCGCCATACTTTTTCCCGATTTCCACCGCTTCGTTGATGGCCACCTTGGATGGGACCTCGGGGTCGAAGACCATCTCGTAGGCGGCGAGGCGGAGGAGGCCGCGGTCCGTCCGGGTCAGACGCTCGAGCTTCCAGTGGAGGAGGTGCCGGCGGAGGAGGGCGTCGATCTCCTCCCGGTGGGTCCACACCCCTTCCACGAGGGACTTGGCGAAGTCCCTCACGCGCTTCGATCCCCGCCGTTCCCGTTCCAGTAGCGGAAGCACGGAGGCCAGATCCTCGACGCCCAGGTCGAGCTGGTAGATGTAGTCCAGCGCCAGTTCTCGCCCCTCGCGGCGGATGCCCATCACAGGGCCTTGTACAGGTTGACCATCTCGATGGCTGCCAGGGCCGCGTCGAATCCCTTGTTGCCGGCCTTGGTGCCCGAGCGCTCTATGGCCTGCTCAAGGGTGTCCGTGGTGATGACCCCGAACAGGACGGGCTTGCCCGTCTCCAGGGCCGTCACGGCCAGCCCCTTGGCCACCTCGGCGGCGATGTACTCGAAATGGGGGGTGTTCCCCCGGATCAGGGCGCCCAGGGCGATGACCGCGTCGTACTTGTTGCTCTCGGCCATTTTCTTGGCCACCAGCGGGATCTCGAAGCCGCCCGGGACCCAGGCCACCGCGATGGCCTTCTCGTCGGCGCCGTGACGGGCCAGGCAGTCCAGGGCGCCATCCAGGAGCTTGTTGGAGAAAAACTCGTTGAAGCGGCTCACCACGATCCCGAAGCGGAAGCCCTTGGCCGAAAGGGCGCCTTCTATGGTCTTGACCATGCGATCCTCCCTCCGCGACGCGCGGGCATGTCCGCCCACCATGAACAGTATACTACGGGACCGGGTGACTGAGGGACCGGGGGACCAGGGGACTGGGAGATCCGTCCGTCATCTACCGTCTCATGCTTAACGTCTCTCGTCTCCCGTCCATCGTCCAGGGCTGTTCTTACAGGTCCTCGAAGCGCGTGAGCCTCCGGAAGGCCTGGTACCGCTCGGCGATCTCGGGCCAGGAGAGGGCCGCGAGTCGGGTCATGGAGAAGTCCTCCACGTTGAAGGACGCCATCACGCTCCCCAGGATGATGGCCTGGCGGATGGCGTCGGCATCGGCGGTCCCGTTCGAGGCCAGGCGTCCCATGAAGCCGCCCGCGAAGGAGTCGCCGGCCCCCGTGGGGTCGAAGACGTTTTCCAGCGGGTAGCCGGGCGCGGCGAAGAGGG
This Acidobacteriota bacterium DNA region includes the following protein-coding sequences:
- the ribE gene encoding 6,7-dimethyl-8-ribityllumazine synthase, which encodes MVKTIEGALSAKGFRFGIVVSRFNEFFSNKLLDGALDCLARHGADEKAIAVAWVPGGFEIPLVAKKMAESNKYDAVIALGALIRGNTPHFEYIAAEVAKGLAVTALETGKPVLFGVITTDTLEQAIERSGTKAGNKGFDAALAAIEMVNLYKAL
- a CDS encoding transglutaminase domain-containing protein codes for the protein MPFIAHRCSLVSLLLIVLGAAPSRAEEGVGWVSGWAQAAYRLDAPGAPAPPAVEVNGFRQEVLPEGGGWEIRVQVSAGPLGVRTPFAARPLPPSPQLPQAFRERLGRSLSASKRLDEALVAILETMRSALEYDEAAGFEETPEEVLRKGRASCIGFSRTARFLLDSQGLTSRYVIGLRAPASRELMRLEGGRLHAWLEVALPGIGAVYCDPLLSVGWVPQRYVALRAGDTLEPGDLQAYKGGRLVTRSTKDRLAFEPPQGGPCRLWARPNVAASTGGLIHGKFLGEGDRPLEGRARLEGDGLAVSMDLWEGNFFFRDLVPGRYGLVVESPGSKPLRASVVLGPMDKRFLVLYSQSLGEPGKRSTP
- the nusB gene encoding transcription antitermination factor NusB, with product MGIRREGRELALDYIYQLDLGVEDLASVLPLLERERRGSKRVRDFAKSLVEGVWTHREEIDALLRRHLLHWKLERLTRTDRGLLRLAAYEMVFDPEVPSKVAINEAVEIGKKYGGDESGKFLNGVLDAIHRASL
- a CDS encoding response regulator gives rise to the protein MSLGGSLEDLSLLDILQIVNVSRRTGVLRLTIPKSGVSYVYFHQGNLADIVGDFEERNFLGYFESTGLVEAGEIAEARRRAAGDPSRVLQRLLDTGALNPQLVEQARRLELARRLKFLTQQTRGEFAFFLTESEDPVGGEAPPPFCPLARALSPQVLLTQTLADSALADVAVPPRPPSPPPAPVSVPEVLPPTPPRPKPPAPAPAPPVLEDTKEPPRSPSDQAPAPPRTLRVSPPRNRLTVLLCADESTFRHLLKKRLIEHFEDVATAASFEDYSAACRRLLAEKRPFVSLVDLLMSTRSGEGYLGGLEVLQESVQSFPQVKVLLMTDLSDDALLGMARRHGASAILEKPGLARLRVDEFEKSIESFAKTFCDEVDRLVPPVEEEVVTFLHDLGAESPAPGDRIRDQLSLLKGLMGELASPKESSEISLLVLRLAAEYFDRAILFLVRREAYIGLGGFGETGDPELMMAKVRRLKIPSGAGSFLDGAVTDRLTVLKTREDLSTLDRDFTAAIGAIEPSRLAAIPMVSRGRVIALLYGDNGRGGEELPDLTGMEIFMAQAGLAMEKALLEMQIMNLKRSIPREIGD